A segment of the Ipomoea triloba cultivar NCNSP0323 chromosome 1, ASM357664v1 genome:
AAACCCCACACCCTCGTCCAAAAACCTAAAGGACAAGAAAAAGGAGAGGAGGAAAATGCTTCGGGGCTTGTATGAACTATGAAATAAGGAAGAACACCATATGTTCTGTTGTGTATTACTCCATGCACATATATGCTATACTCCAAATTAACTACTAATATCTACGCCTAAACATTATGGCTCTAGATAAACTAAGAAATTAAACCTTTGATCCTCCATTAAAGTAATGCTAATAAACAGGGATTATCAGTTATCACTAAACTAAAGTAATGAAATTAGACAATTAGTACTAATGACGAACATAACAACAATGTAAATGTCGAATTTCCAATGATCAAATCAGTGAATAGTGAATACACAGTTTACAatactttcttcttttttggtaATTCCTTTCCTGTTTGAGTCCTCAGACATAGATACTGGGACAATTAGCAAAACTTGAGAAGAGCAAAACTGTAAAAGACTTGtcaaaaaatgattttgaatCTTCTCTAACACAGCGAAAGCATAAGCCCTTCACATATCATGTTTATTGATAAATATACAACAAAGAACAAGATTTCTCCTTCAAATTCTGATCTTTTTGtacaaaggaaaaaagaaaaaactaattaacccccaaaaagaaaaaaaaagtttcaggAAATCCCAACTTACCTCCAGTTTAGGATCAGAGCTCCATGAAATCACAGTCAAGACATCCCATTTCTACTAAAGACTCCTTTTTTCCCCTGCAAAATCTGAATCAAAGTATTGGCATTTCTTCTCACCTTCTCATTCTCATCCTCCAATAGCTGAACACAAATTTCAAAAACCCCTTTTCTAATGGCCTCTATACACATATGTTCACTGAAAGTACAAAGCATATTAATCGTCAAAAGGGCGTATTGGACGCCTCTGGAGGATCCATTTTTCAAGAACTCTAGCAAGGTGTCCAAGAAACCACCATATTTCATCATTTCTAGTCTACCCTCTTTGCATTTCGCTAATAATCCCAGAACCTCCACCGCTCGCTCGAGGCCGGAGTTTGAATTCTGGATAAGAATCGGCACGGCGTGATTTTCCACCGCCCGGAGGCGATTATCCGGGAATGAACAGAGCGTGTATAGAGCAGTAGCGGCCTCTTTTCTTTCCCTAGCGTTTCCGTACCATAGAAGCCAAACTAGACCGGGAATCGCATCTGGGTAGGCTCCAATTGTCGCCTTGTTCACCTCCACCACCGTCAAACTCGTCAGCACGGTGGCGGCGACGGCGCGTGAGTCGCCGGAGCCGACGCGGAGAGCCGCCACGACTTTCCCGACCACGCCTTCCGCTACTAAACCCACCTTATTATCGTCATCCAAACTCAAGTTTAGGAGCAAGTGGAGGACTTTCTCCTGTAGCCCGGAGTCTCCATCGGCGTCCACGCAGTTCAGGACGGCGGAGACGGCGCCGGACTCGCTCAGGCGCCGACGAATCGCCGAATCGCGCTTGCAGAGCTTGCTCAGCTGGTCGAGCGAGCTGAGCTTAGAGTCCACGGGAGCGGATTTCGAAATCAGGGTCTGAATTAGGGCCTGCGGGTCCGCCGGGCAGGCCCGCGTCACGGGCAAGGAGACGAGGGTATAATTGGAAATAAGGCTCCGGAGAGCGTGGTTCGGTATGAGGCAGGGCGGGTCGGAAATGGGCAAATTGGTAATCGGGCAGGTCCGGTGACCGGAGTCCAGCCAGCGTTGAATCGACGACCGGTCGAAGGTGTGACCCGATGAGAGAATAACCGGGTCGGACATAATCTCAAGCGAAATCGGGCACCGGAAATCGTCCGGAAACTGGTTTGTCGCCATAcgtttttttctcttcttctttatcCTGTGGATTGCTTTAACTGTTTTCCaagctttctctctctatatgtaTCTGTTTCAAActgtagagagagaaatagagagagagagagagagataggagGGTTTATGAGGTTTAGGTCAAAACCAGGGGAGTGCTCCACCTGTGAAAATTAATATGTGGAGGTGCTCAGCTTGTGACACTAGTATGACATTCAAATTACCAAATTGCCCCAATAAACTATATAAGGATTTAGAAAATTAGGGACATTTTATTACGAAAATTGCCACCCTATTGAATGTTATATACGTCTCTGTTGGTTTATGAAAATgtaatgttttttctttttttttgagtactatattCTAaaagtagtactcaaaaaaaaatgtaatgttttTTCTATAATAGTAAAacattttatattcattagtCGCTCATAAATTGGTTGTCACAAGttataaaaagaatttatttaatacaaaaaatggACTAATCAAATAATGTTATGAAGTAACTTAGGAGGTGAGTGTTGAATCACTCTATATATAATTTGGAAAATTCTATGAAGTTTGATGTAACAATATAATGATATATGCATTGTGTTTTAtggttttcaaaattaaatgtgacaggtataattttactaaatatatatatggtaaaatTATACTTTGTACTACTAACTTGATTAGACGGACTAaatgagataaaaaaaaataatcatgtattaattgtaaagaaaaaaatgatagtCAAGAGCTAAATGTAAAAGATGTATAATAGTCggaattaaaatgtaaaaaaaaaagtatatatatatatataatagtctgAATTAACGACTATgaagcaagaaaaaaaaaatagatcgAGATGCAATagcaatttcataaatatttcaaattttaaaatgcattGCTTACCCAAAATTACAAAGTGCATCCAATTATACATAAATGTTCACTTAATATAAACAACTCTAAAAGTGCATCTGATTATACATATCACTATATACACTTTAACTTTTTATTGATggactttaaaatttaaaatatttactaAAATGTTATTACATTTTTTGCTTATTAGGGATATATCAATCTTTATCAGAATGAGGATTataatgaattctttgttttggGTAAGACACtcgtaaccaaaaaaaaaaaggtgaaaagcTCCCATTGGACCAAATGTAAGAAGTAGAGAAGGAAAAGAAATGGATTACATGTAGGAAAAACACATTAAGATTACGCAAATCTTTTGTCTGTAAGTCGAAGACTTTTCGTCTTCCTCGAGAAAAATATGAGGAAATTGTAAGGATTCAAAATTGCCATCTGGCACCGCCGTTTGATTTTGTCGGTTAAGGTTGCCACAAAACAAGGGAAATTTGAGGCTCTGAATTTTCCACAGGGGTAGTTACGGAACACAAGTCCTTTTCTTCATCTATATAACACGATATTTACCCGGTCTACTGGATCTGGATGTCTGCTTGCAGAGATGGGCAAAATGGTAATCTGCCAGACCGGAGTCTAACCGCCGTTGAATGGGTGGCCGGACGGAGGGTTTAGTCTGAATAGATAGAGActggagagagagaaagagaaaggagTGTTTAGGTCAAAAGAAGCGTCTGTGAAAATAAGTGGTGGTGCTTAGCTTGTTACATTAGTCATTGAAATGGCCAAACTGTTCCAATAAAGTAGAGAAGGGTTTAGGGAATTGGGGCAATTGATTATTAAGAATTTCATACTACATACCTAAAGAATGttatatatatcttcttttgatttctGAAAATATAAAGTTTAAGCAATTTGAGTACTTGAAAAGTGGTTGCAATTCCTTTTCGTTGTTTTCGTTGTATTTGCAAGTAATCTCTATcttattttttgtaatttttaaataataatatgagaTTCAACGAGCATGTAAAATAATGAATGTTtgcttattttcaaaaaaaaaaaaaatgaatgtttGCTCAATTAGTTTTAGAATTCGATTGTCTTACTCTTTTGTCAAGATTTGGAACTTAGCAAGGAGTGATTTGTCTTACACCAGCTTAATCATATATAAGAGTTTGATTGGATTCATTCAAGTTGATCGATAGTCCAAAACCAAAATCCTTACCGTCCATTTGAAAAGGAAAGAATTGAAATTtcgagaaaataaaaattaccagAAAAATTGATTTCATTGCTTGGTTGGTGGCAAAGAAATTATTATAAAGattgattccattgtttgattGTGTTTATAATTGTAAAGATTAATAAGTATAAATACCAATTGTCAATAACCTTGTGGTAAGTGACATGTAGAGCCAGTGTACTAAAAAAGATGTATATATTGGAATGAGGTCACTatatttgatgtatatatattggaatGAAGGatgattaattgattattaaaGGACTGATAAGTCTCTATGTATCTGGTTTGTTTTCTTTAGTTTATGTATACTGTTATGCATATTGTTTTCCTGAGATGTAAATGATACAATGATTCATGCGAGGATATATGCATCCatttacaacacgttatcagcacatATGCTCTATATCCTCGGTGAATGAAAAGTTCTTGGGACAATAGTATTAGCAAATTCTCCTACGATCTAAAAACCCCCACAGTTCAAAAATCACAATTATCCTCTGGATCCAAATCTTCGCCTCCGCGGTTGAATCTGCAACAcccaaccatttttttttttgggacttcaaaatcaaaagagGAAGATGAAGCTTCAAAATGAGAGAGCATCATAAATCTTCTCGAACCCTTTAGCAAAGACCAGATTATTGAGTCACCCGATTAGCTAGCACTTATTTTTTAGAAAGATGTTTTTATGCGTGGGATTTGAAGATTATTATCTTCCGAGGAAACATCATTTACTTGAATCAATCTTGAAGATTAGGTCCGGAAGACCaacaattgtactctttttttctttgattgagttttgatgttattttattaattaaaggttttttaaagtGCAATACATGAACACCCATTTTTCATGTGTACTCTTTTCTCAATTAGGCTTTTTCTACTGGGTTTTTAACAAGGCATGAGTATGATGTAGTAATGTCCAAGAGAAACTGTTGTAAATGAATCTGTGTGGACATTACTAAAGGTATTATACATATTATGATAATACATACATTTTCATCCTTTGAAAGATGATTAATAAAGGACTTATGCTTCTCTGTATTCTCTCTActttattatgtatataagatACGCCTCAATTCACAACAATAAGtacatattttattatcataatgtgataaatattatatagtatacattatattataagaaagaaggaagaaaagattgaagaaagaaaggaagaagaaagtgaGCAAAGAAAAGAAACGGAAGCTTGTTGcataatggaaaaaaaaaatatcctttTTTCGAAACGGATGTTCAAGTGGTGACTCGAGCCGTTAAAGATGGTATGGATTTCTATCCGTTCAGGGCTATTATTCAGAACATCCGAAGCTTATTACAGGTTTTATCAGATgttatttttacttttgttaaGCGTAGTGGAAATATGGTCATGCTATATGTAATACTGGGGGATCTAATTGAGTATTTAGATTCTAGGCCTCGGTTTCTTtctgctgtttttttttttgaatactactaactctattagaatgcagtatctgtttataactactttctcaacttattgaagcacaagagtcagtattgcctctataaagggaagggtttgatgccactggaccacaaggtccttggtcttcaaaataaagaaagaaagaaagaaccgGAATTACTTTGGAAAATCAAATATCATGGATTAGCTCATGATTTGTTTTCATCAAATTTGAGAAATACTATCTTCAAAGGAAAATGAATTTCATGGACTAAACAACACAAAATAGCATTTTCTCAACTTTCTAAAAATGAActacttaaaaaatatttttcatccaaccaaacatgtcaTTATTGAAGAGAACAAACGCATTCCACTTAGATCACAATTCCTTCTTGGTATATATATCTTCATTCATGGAATTCTTATTATCATTTcatcttatttatatttttgtaatattttttctcgatcattgaaattataatacgctcttaaataataataataataatattctttcCGTCCACTTTATGTTTTTGGTTTGATTAATTATACttattgaaattatttacaactaattttataatatttaagtaAGTGTTAGTATATagcatttaaatatttaaaaaatatatcaaaatactattaaacacaaataaaacactaaaatctaaaatttataagaaaatgttttttttaaagaactttatagactaataaatagtaaacaagaTATGTAAAATGAGACAAACGAAGtactaaaaataacatttaactttattaaaaaaaattagatatcACGAAattcataatatcaaatttacAATCCTTGCAATACAATCATATATTTGAGAGAGagaaataaaagaagaagaaaaattttaaagaatgaTAATGTGAAAATGAACATGTGAGCTTGCAATTTACATCGATTGATGGATGGTGTGTGTGGATAATATAATTcccatatttttatttacaaaatgaaACATACTATACCAAGTATGAAAGGATGTTTGTATAGTAAGTCAATTAAAGTATTAAGTGGGCCTATTGCATTTAATAATGATTAAAGAAAGAGAATTGAAAATGATGTGAGGTTGAAAGATAAGGGCCCCTTAATGTTGTGATGATGGATGGGATTCTTCATGAATCATGCCCGCCTTCAAAATTTGGCAAGCCTCAAGAGTACTTGTCTGCAGCATATTCCTCTTCTCttgaaatcaaatacttggcTTAACATTTCATTCATCATATTCCCCTATTATCTACCCAAAATGAGTGATATCCTTCCAAACTTAGTCCTGTCTCCAATTATGAACACTATTTTGAGAAAGATATTTTcccaaatttataaataaaagatgCATCGTCGCTCCACATTAGCACTGAGGAGACCTCACTCTTGTGTAATAGCCCATAAATAACTGGCAAGAACTAGCGCTGAGGAGACCCCACTCTTATGTAGTAGCCCATGAATCACTAGCAAGAATCAGCGCTGAGGAGACCACTCTTGTGTAACAGCCCATAAATTACACATAAGAGGTGCGACAGGCTCAACTGGCAAAAACCGAACTCATGACCTTCAAATATGAGAGTCATGCTTCACCTGTTTGGCTGTTTATCCACCTTTTTTGCAGGGTTTGAGTTTGTATCATTTGTATGAAAACCACACCAGTGAGGTCGAATAAAGTCATGAGCTAGCTTTTACGGTATAGTAGGGTCTGGGTTTACGTCGGATAAACTAAACATACATGATACAATTGCTCATGCAACATAGAATACATCTTTTTAATGTACCTTGAAATTCACTTTTCCCCCACTCTCTGAAAATAGATAGGTAGCAGCCTAGTATTGATACCTGTTTTGATTCCAACTAACCTCTCTTTTCCAAGTTGTGGTGCATATTCCTGCCATGGTTAGCTGCATATTCCTTTCCCTGGAATCTTTGGGCAATTGTTAGATGAAGTCAGCAACTCCTCTTGAGAAAAAGTTGATGTCTTTGACAAAGTAGATAATGGTATCACAAGCTTTAATTTAAGGTGTGAGAATAAAGGGAGTGGCTGTCAATTTTGGCTATAAAGTAAGCAAAAAAAATTTGGCAGATTATATTCTTCATGCTCTTTGGAACTCTCTGTTACTCTTTCacttttcaaacaatttttAATGAGGTTTTGGTCTTGATCACCATTGAAAGCTTGCGAAATTAAACCTTAATTAAACTTGTGTTATAACAGTAAACATACACAAACTTGAATTTTGGCTCTCACATCTATCTGCCTTCAGTCATGGAAACAGTGATTTCATTTCTGGAGCTGTGTGACCTGGGATCAGAATCCAACAACCTTTGGAATGTGAAAGTGGGTTGTTTTGGCTGAGGAATCTCTGTTTCACTGCACAGCATCAGCACTACATTTGACATTGTAGGCCTGTCTGATGCATGGTCCTGCACACAAAGCAGTCCTATCCTTATGCACCGTAGTGCTTCTGTAAATGAACATGAGTTGGAAATTGATTCGTCTATCAGATCAACTTCCCTGCTTTCGATCCATAATTGCCATGCCTGAaacaattccaaaaaaaaaaaaaacttgaataaGTAagaattattgaagaaaatattcaTACTTGTGAGATACTGTAATCTATTGTCTAAAATCATGCACTTACATGATTGAGAAGGCTGAAGTAGTTATCTTCATTGTTATGGATTTCACAGTTTCTCCTACCACTGACAACCTCTAACAGTAATACTCCAAAGCTATAAACATCCGACTTCTCAGAAAACCGTCCTCTCATGACGTATTCAGGTGACATATAGCCACTGCAGCAAAATTAGGatcaatttttacttttagcatttaattttcttatacaAAATGTCAGCCAGATTTTAGTTAAAGAATTTAAGCTTATCTGTGATCATAAAGAAGGAATCTTACAAGGTTCCCACAACCCTATGAGTATTTGCTAGTTCTTCTGTCACCCTGAAAGCTCTTGCTAACCCGAAGTCTGAGATTTTTGGATTCATGTTTTCATCCAACAAAACGTTGCTAGCCTTGAGATCCCGGTGAATAATCCTCAAACAGGAATCGCGGTGGAGATAAACAAGTCCTCTGGCTATACCCTGTATTATGTTGAAGCGCTTTGCCCAATCAAGGTGTACTTTTTTCGTTGGATCTGTTCAGATGTAACATtgaacaaatgaaaaaaaaaattttggcaAATAACTAAAGAATTGAAGTGTAAAGTTTCTAACATGATATTCAAGATTAAGCAAATGTATTACCAAAGAGCAAAGTATCCAagcttttatttttcatatgctCATAGATCAGTAACTTCTCTTCCCCATGAATGCTGCAGCCTAATAGCCGAACAAGATTCCTATGCTGGAGTTTTGAGATGAGCAAGATTTCATTCTTGAACTCCTCGGTGCCTTGTCCTGAAAAACTATACAGCCTTTTTACCGCTATTTCCTGTCCATCTGTTAATATCCCCTACACGTACAATTTGTAGCAGTTATCAATCCAATCGTTGCACCACCGGCTTCTGCAATATAATACGCACAATACAGTTCATCACTACCTTGTAAACGGGACCAAATCCTCCTGCACCAAGCTTGTTATCATCACTGAAATTGTTGGTAGCGGCCACTAGTTCATCGAAACCAATCATTGGTAGCTCTATTGAATCCCCTAGCAATTCAAGACTTTCTTCGTTTCCTATCACTGCATGACAATCAGGTAACATGAGAATCAACCATAAACTATATATGTCAATTGGACAacattattacattttattaatCTAAGACATATATATTCacctcttcttttccttctaGCAGCCATTGCATGAAAGCAATACCAGGTAGTTATGGCCAGGAAGACAAGCCCTATGATTATTGATACTAATGATGACATTAAAGCCCTTTGATGTCTACCCTTTTTGCTGTATCCTGGGATATCATGATGAACAATTACAATTCAACCAAGAAATCATGAAGGAAATTAAACAATCAGCTAAAGAAATGAAGTTGTGTAAGGCCCTgcttggtaaatggctgttagttgattgggttagaagatatgattagttgataaattagctgattgttagaaagttgtttgatagattagctgttaactgatagttgtttggtataatttgtttggagttacaaaaaacttattaaccaaacaactaatagtggtcaaataagtcaaaattggctgataggctgattatttaccaaacaggcctaaataaattaaatgagcaaataccaattttggtcccaggactattagcaaaatgacaatttttaccaattttggtcccaggactattagcaaaatgacaattttagtccacatgtTTCCCaggactattagcaaaatgacaattttagtccacatgtttaatttctaccaattttggccCTACGACTAttttttagtaccaattttggtcccaggactattagcaaaatgacaatttttaccaattttggtcccaggactattagcaaaatgacaattttagtccacatgtTTCCCaggactattagcaaaatgacaattttagtccacatgtttaatttctaccaattttggccCTACGACTAttttttagtaccaattttggtcccatgatTAATGTTTTAGAGCCAAAATTCATTGCActggtcacccatccgtttaaaacgtgctgaaatctaaaatttttaaagatattttcgTCTCTTTTAACTCAATATCctaatttgagcatgaataaaaagatttaaattCTAAGattgatcacaattcacagttttcctcctcaaattaaggtaacaGATTgtaagtcagtagtactaaaaaaaaaaaaaaaagtaccaaTAAGTTCAGAGGCAGGCATTCGAACATATAGCTCCTGTCCTTCATTATAATACCATTTCATGTCTTTTAGGTCACCATACCACACAGCACATCCAACACTTTCAGCCCAAGCATAGGCTGAACAAGAACAATTACCTAAGCATTCCTTTTCACAATCTGTTGAACTCCTCATTGATGTCCTGTTCCCTAACAACCTAGAATTGTCAGGCAACTTTATCCCTGACAACTTCCTGAACCCTTCATCACTACAATTCAATGGCTTCCCCCGAACACAACCGCTCGACCACTGAAGCGATTCCCACTCGAGAGGCGATACCGGCTGAAACCCATCCAGACAATCACACGGAGACAGCCTGTTAGCATTGCATATGCTGTTAAAACCGCAGGTTCCATATGTGTCACATTGGTCACCTTGTATAACCTCTGCATTGAACCACCCGTTCTTTTTGTTGTTCCATATGTAAAACGTTAACAGCCCTGTCTGGTTCACCACTAGCCTTGAAATAGTTGAACTTTCAAGACATTGGAACATGTAATACGCGGTTTCGTCATTATAAACAAAAGTTGCCTTAAAAACACCCATGTACGCATCAGCCAAAGAATATCTACCGAACTTACTGCCATCCCATGTTCCACTTCTGAACTCCACTGTTGAACCCTTGCGAAGCTCTAGCGTAGGAAGTCCAAGAATGTCCAGTCGATATGTGGAACTGAAACCATCCATGGAGGGGTCGTTTTCGTTTCTCCATGATTTTATATAccattctgtttttgttttcagGTTCCACCCAAGCTTCATCCCTGCAAGTAGGGAGTTCAAATTATAGGGACTGGTTCGATAAGACTAAAAAATTTTAGGGATAGGAGTGAAAATTATAGCTCCATAAGTTTGTTGGTCAGAAAGGACTAGTCCAAAATTTAGTAGGTTAGCCGTATAGttctttagtttatatataagttcatctttattataacttttattaaatttttaaataaaattttaataaatctataacaaaataaaatagttttatgaaaataaataatgaaaattaaaaaataattgttataaatattatattatagtgtaagtatattgattatttttagtttgaatttaaaaatgaaaatttagattgattgaatgacgtataagtatatatatttattattaatgttctagcttattaaaattgaaattttataatgttaatttaaaaatgtttttatttgaGTATGTCCGATAAGTAGGACAACTCAAAATTTTAAGGTTATAATCAAGAATTTTGAActgataaaaaagaaaattgattagtccaaagtaattttttttaaaaaattcagcACGCGAGGACGTCGTTAAAGTGGACCAGGGTCGAGATTCAAGTGGATATAGGCAGGCagattgaaattgtcatccctGACTAAAATCTTTACCTGCGAGCAGTGTATTGCCTGGATAGTCGAAGCTTTGCCAAACGAAGCTATCCCCGTTCTTCACGACCAGGTTACCATTGTCCAGGAGTTGCAGGACAGGATTCTTTATTCCTGGAGAGGATGAATTTGACCTCCAAACTAAATTTGCTTGGTTCTTATTGCTGATGATTAAGTCTCCCATGAGTGTGAGACTGAGGACACCGGACAAATCCGGAATTGGATTATTGTTGTTGGCAACCCAGACCACTGTCTGTTCCGGCACATTTCCGAACCAAATTCCGAGGTATCGGTATCTTGAGGTCCCCGGACTGAAGAATCCTAGGACAAACGTTTGACTAGCGGAGACAAGTGTTGTTCCGCTGTCATCTGAGAGTGTTTGGTTCGTAGCTAAGGTATCAACAGCTACTGAAAAATCGAGGTTGGAAATGACAGATGAtaccaagaagaagaagaagacgatgaAGGCCATAGCAGATGATATTTTAATACTCTTGAtggaataatattaatattaataataataatattattaatgataTTAGTCAAAGAAGATGCCAGCAAGAAAGGGTACATCATTTTCAGTTCTAAATAATCGTTCTTCTACTTAGTCTTAAGTCATTTTCAGTTCTAAATAATCGTTCTTCTACTTAGTTTTAAATATCTTTGTCATGATTTCTAGGGATCGAACCTCTCACTTGGCAGAGctacagctatgccgcttgacctgGCGATTACTTATTTATTTCATGCAAACATTTCATATTATTCTGtattcattttttgtcatagagAAAGCTTTTCTCcatcaactctttttttttttttcctccaactCCTTTCAAGTTTCTAGCTGAGTTTGAAATTGAGCGCTAAAGCACGTGCTtgactattttaatttatagtgaTCTAtgcataattaataattttga
Coding sequences within it:
- the LOC116026370 gene encoding U-box domain-containing protein 8, whose protein sequence is MATNQFPDDFRCPISLEIMSDPVILSSGHTFDRSSIQRWLDSGHRTCPITNLPISDPPCLIPNHALRSLISNYTLVSLPVTRACPADPQALIQTLISKSAPVDSKLSSLDQLSKLCKRDSAIRRRLSESGAVSAVLNCVDADGDSGLQEKVLHLLLNLSLDDDNKVGLVAEGVVGKVVAALRVGSGDSRAVAATVLTSLTVVEVNKATIGAYPDAIPGLVWLLWYGNARERKEAATALYTLCSFPDNRLRAVENHAVPILIQNSNSGLERAVEVLGLLAKCKEGRLEMMKYGGFLDTLLEFLKNGSSRGVQYALLTINMLCTFSEHMCIEAIRKGVFEICVQLLEDENEKVRRNANTLIQILQGKKGVFSRNGMS
- the LOC116026291 gene encoding G-type lectin S-receptor-like serine/threonine-protein kinase SD1-1; protein product: MGDLIISNKNQANLVWRSNSSSPGIKNPVLQLLDNGNLVVKNGDSFVWQSFDYPGNTLLAGMKLGWNLKTKTEWYIKSWRNENDPSMDGFSSTYRLDILGLPTLELRKGSTVEFRSGTWDGSKFGRYSLADAYMGVFKATFVYNDETAYYMFQCLESSTISRLVVNQTGLLTFYIWNNKKNGWFNAEVIQGDQCDTYGTCGFNSICNANRLSPCDCLDGFQPVSPLEWESLQWSSGCVRGKPLNCSDEGFRKLSGIKLPDNSRLLGNRTSMRSSTDCEKECLGNCSCSAYAWAESVGCAVWYGDLKDMKWYYNEGQELYVRMPASELIGYSKKGRHQRALMSSLVSIIIGLVFLAITTWYCFHAMAARRKRRVIGNEESLELLGDSIELPMIGFDELVAATNNFSDDNKLGAGGFGPVYKGILTDGQEIAVKRLYSFSGQGTEEFKNEILLISKLQHRNLVRLLGCSIHGEEKLLIYEHMKNKSLDTLLFDPTKKVHLDWAKRFNIIQGIARGLVYLHRDSCLRIIHRDLKASNVLLDENMNPKISDFGLARAFRVTEELANTHRVVGTFGYMSPEYVMRGRFSEKSDVYSFGVLLLEVVSGRRNCEIHNNEDNYFSLLNHAWQLWIESREVDLIDESISNSCSFTEALRCIRIGLLCVQDHASDRPTMSNVVLMLCSETEIPQPKQPTFTFQRLLDSDPRSHSSRNEITVSMTEGR